One window from the genome of Caldisericum sp. encodes:
- the gatA gene encoding Asp-tRNA(Asn)/Glu-tRNA(Gln) amidotransferase subunit GatA: MEITELRIAEVVSKIKSKELKAKEVVESYLKNIDKLDKDIQAFLSVFSDYAVKKAEEIDESDNKVGKLLGVPIAIKDNISVKDFELTAGSKILKGYIAPYDATVTEKIKNEGAIIIGKTNLDEFAMGSSTENSAFFKTKNPVNLEYVPGGSSGGSAASVRAKEALVALGSDTGGSVRQPASFCGVVGLKPTYGRVSRYGLVAFGSSLDVIGPIGRSVADVARLLSVISGFDPHDSTTANVPTENFEEYLTGDIKGKRIGIIKEIRDFSIQEEISDAFSSALKVFENNGAEIVEISLPHLKYALSVYYLIAPSEASANLARYDGIRYGFEGSGENLRDFYEDTRTNGFGKEVKRRILIGTFALSEGYYDEYYLKASKVRRLIFEEFKKAFDDCDAILTPTTPTTAFKFGAKATPLEMYLSDVFTTPINLAYLPAVSVPFGYDKTGLPIGLQVIGKWFNEGELLNFAYVLEEESHV, translated from the coding sequence ATGGAAATAACAGAATTAAGGATTGCTGAAGTTGTCTCAAAAATAAAATCAAAAGAGTTAAAAGCAAAGGAAGTTGTTGAAAGTTACTTAAAAAACATAGACAAACTCGATAAAGACATACAGGCATTTCTAAGTGTTTTCTCTGATTATGCAGTAAAGAAGGCAGAAGAGATTGATGAAAGCGATAACAAGGTTGGGAAACTTCTTGGTGTGCCTATAGCCATTAAAGATAATATCTCTGTAAAAGATTTTGAACTTACGGCAGGTTCGAAGATCCTTAAAGGTTACATTGCACCATATGATGCAACTGTTACCGAAAAGATAAAAAATGAAGGTGCTATTATCATTGGTAAAACGAATCTCGACGAATTTGCAATGGGGTCATCAACTGAAAACTCGGCTTTCTTCAAAACAAAGAATCCTGTAAACCTTGAGTATGTTCCTGGTGGTTCTTCTGGTGGTTCTGCTGCTTCGGTTAGGGCGAAGGAGGCACTTGTTGCGCTTGGCTCGGATACGGGGGGCTCCGTTAGGCAACCTGCATCATTCTGTGGAGTTGTAGGGCTCAAGCCTACATACGGAAGGGTTTCAAGATATGGTCTTGTTGCATTTGGTTCCTCTCTTGATGTTATTGGTCCGATTGGAAGAAGCGTTGCGGATGTTGCAAGATTACTTTCTGTCATTTCGGGTTTTGATCCTCATGACTCAACTACTGCAAATGTTCCGACTGAAAACTTTGAGGAGTATCTTACGGGTGACATAAAAGGTAAAAGGATTGGTATAATTAAAGAGATAAGAGATTTTTCTATTCAAGAGGAAATAAGTGATGCCTTCTCTTCCGCTCTTAAGGTATTTGAAAATAATGGTGCAGAGATTGTAGAAATTTCTCTTCCTCATCTTAAATACGCTCTTTCAGTTTATTATCTTATTGCACCGTCAGAAGCCTCAGCGAACCTTGCTCGATACGACGGTATACGCTATGGGTTTGAGGGAAGTGGCGAAAACTTAAGAGATTTCTACGAGGATACAAGGACAAATGGTTTCGGTAAAGAAGTAAAGAGGAGAATTCTTATTGGGACGTTTGCTCTTTCGGAGGGTTATTACGATGAGTATTACCTTAAGGCATCAAAAGTAAGGAGACTAATTTTTGAGGAATTTAAGAAAGCCTTTGATGATTGCGATGCAATTCTTACGCCTACAACACCAACAACTGCATTCAAATTTGGAGCAAAGGCAACGCCGCTTGAGATGTATTTGAGTGATGTTTTTACAACTCCTATTAATCTTGCATATCTCCCTGCAGTATCTGTTCCTTTTGGATACGATAAAACAGGACTTCCTATTGGACTCCAGGTTATTGGTAAGTGGTTTAATGAGGGCGAGCTTTTGAATTTTGCATATGTCCTTGAGGAGGAAAGCCATGTATAA
- the gatC gene encoding Asp-tRNA(Asn)/Glu-tRNA(Gln) amidotransferase subunit GatC codes for MKIDLERIEKLAALRLDESEKESIAKDLEEIISYFENLKEVDTTGVEPMVYGEKIELVLREDVVKDGLTIKDLERLRELFGDGYFKVKRIIGE; via the coding sequence ATGAAAATTGACCTTGAAAGAATAGAAAAACTTGCTGCTCTAAGGTTGGATGAGAGCGAAAAAGAGTCAATTGCAAAAGATCTTGAAGAGATTATAAGTTATTTCGAAAACCTCAAAGAAGTCGATACTACAGGTGTTGAGCCTATGGTGTACGGTGAGAAAATAGAATTGGTTCTAAGAGAGGATGTTGTAAAAGATGGATTAACCATAAAAGACCTCGAAAGACTTAGAGAACTATTTGGCGATGGATACTTCAAGGTGAAAAGGATTATAGGAGAGTAA